The Panulirus ornatus isolate Po-2019 chromosome 5, ASM3632096v1, whole genome shotgun sequence genome includes a window with the following:
- the LOC139748725 gene encoding cytochrome c oxidase subunit 4 isoform 1, mitochondrial-like → MAFNPLARRVVTLTLQQVTRQQTVACSSSSLSKIGNREIVGFGINGTPSYIDSVDIPMPAIRFKEDTPDIQALREKEKGDWKKLTLEEKKALYRASFCQTFAEINAPTGEWKSVLGISLIAVSLSLWIYMWMKVFVYSPMPESMKPERQEAQLKRMIDLRINPIEGIGSQWDYTKGDWK, encoded by the exons ATGGCATTCAACCCATTAGCTCGCAGGGTCGTGACACTGACCCTGCAGCAGGTCACCCGTCAGCAGACTGTTGCTTgctcatcatcgtcattatctaAAATTGGTAACCGGGAAATTGTAGGCTTTGGCATAAATGGCACCCCATCATATATAGATTCTGTTGATATCCCTATGCCTGCTATCCGTTTCAAGGAGGACACTCCTGACATTCAG GCTCTTCgtgagaaggagaagggagaTTGGAAGAAGCTAACTTTAGAAGAGAAGAAGGCACTCTACCGTGCTTCCTTTTGCCAAACTTTTGCAGAGATAAATGCACCAACTGGGGAATGGAAATCTGTACTTGGGATTTCACTTATTGCTGTCTCCTTATCTCTTTGGATTTACATGTGGATGAAGGTGTTTG TATATTCTCCAATGCCTGAAAGCATGAAACCAGAAAGACAAGAGGCCCAGCTTAAGAGGATGATTGACTTGCGTATTAACCCTATTGAAGGCATCGGATCACAGTGGGATTATACCAAGGGTGATTGGAAATAA